The Nitrospira sp. genome window below encodes:
- a CDS encoding type II toxin-antitoxin system RelE/ParE family toxin, translated as MGKFQIFETSAFKEDLAKLDRAGLRRIQEKLETYIYPRLRADPHHGLNIKRLKNWEPPTWRYRVGAWRFFYEINEREKRVYMITADHRREAYR; from the coding sequence TTGGGTAAGTTTCAGATCTTCGAAACATCTGCGTTCAAGGAAGATCTTGCCAAACTCGACCGAGCCGGTTTGAGACGGATTCAGGAAAAGCTAGAAACCTATATCTATCCTCGGCTGAGAGCCGATCCACATCACGGCCTCAATATCAAGCGACTGAAGAACTGGGAACCGCCGACCTGGCGTTACCGCGTTGGTGCGTGGCGATTCTTTTACGAAATCAATGAGAGGGAGAAACGCGTCTACATGATTACGGCTGATCACCGAAGGGAAGCGTATCGATAG
- a CDS encoding ATP-binding protein, with product MPKARKPDSAAKTQSAPKKSSPSPSPTPSTAEDFEKLGVFYMGRPYDLATKQAKPGWLLYDSKDLVTHAVCVGMTGSGKTGLCLALLEEAAIDNIPAIIIDPKGDLGNLMLTFPSLKGEDFQPWINEDDARKKGLSSVDYAQAQAELWTKGLASWQQDGARIQRLRDAADVAIYTPGSNAGMPVSILKSFAAPAADVREDEELLRERISTTVTSLLVLLGIEADPIQSREHILLSTILDRTWKKEEDLDLASLIQAIQSPPLSKVGVMDVESFFPSNDRFALAMKLNNLLAAPGFQAWMEGEALDIQSLLYTSAGKPRLAIFSIAHLNDAERMFFVTLLLSQMVGWMRAQSGTTSLRALLYMDEIFGYFPPVANPPSKLPLMTLLKQARAFGLGVVLATQNPVDLDYKGLANTGTWFIGRLQTERDKARVLEGLEGAATGAGQKFDRGRMEQILAGLGNRIFLMNNVHENEPVVFETRWCLSYLRGPLTRTQIKTLMESRRIEHRGLTTETSRSTPSPLGPPRRPIDAGPLSEASPSSALKSRPLLSPHVAEHFVPLRGSKPEGSELVYAPMLLGWSHIRFSDSKSGIDSTQDATILATIADGPVGVDWDKATAADVAVADLEQNPEGGAQFLTLPAIACKAKSYADWNKDFGGWLFRTQKVELFRSPSTKEVSKPGESERDFRVRLQQTGREQRDKGAEALRQKYASKIATFQERIRRAELTKERQQAESRSSQVQAAISVGASILGAFLGRKTISAANIGRATTAIRGAGRVMKESQDVGVAEENVAALQKQLGDLEAQFKTESDILTAATDPVNEKLETVSIKPTKANIAVKLVTLAWTPHWRDAEGVLSSAWS from the coding sequence ATGCCGAAGGCGAGAAAGCCCGATTCTGCTGCAAAGACCCAGAGCGCCCCGAAGAAATCCAGCCCATCACCCTCGCCTACTCCCTCGACGGCTGAAGATTTTGAAAAGCTCGGCGTGTTTTATATGGGGCGACCGTATGATCTGGCCACCAAGCAGGCTAAGCCGGGATGGTTGCTGTATGACTCGAAAGATCTGGTGACGCACGCCGTCTGCGTCGGCATGACCGGTAGCGGCAAGACTGGTCTCTGTCTGGCGCTCCTCGAAGAAGCCGCCATCGACAACATTCCCGCCATCATCATCGATCCGAAGGGCGACCTCGGCAATTTGATGCTGACGTTCCCGTCTCTCAAGGGAGAAGACTTTCAGCCTTGGATCAATGAGGACGATGCGCGCAAGAAAGGCTTGTCCTCGGTTGATTATGCCCAGGCGCAGGCCGAACTGTGGACAAAAGGGTTGGCAAGTTGGCAACAGGACGGCGCGCGGATTCAACGACTACGGGATGCGGCGGATGTTGCGATCTACACGCCGGGAAGCAACGCCGGCATGCCGGTTTCCATCCTCAAATCGTTCGCCGCACCGGCTGCCGATGTGCGTGAAGATGAGGAGTTGCTGCGCGAGCGGATCAGTACGACCGTCACGAGTTTGCTTGTCCTGCTTGGCATCGAGGCCGATCCGATCCAGAGCCGTGAGCACATTCTCCTCTCGACGATCCTCGATCGGACGTGGAAGAAGGAAGAAGATCTCGACCTTGCATCACTGATTCAGGCCATACAATCGCCGCCGCTCTCGAAGGTCGGCGTGATGGATGTGGAGTCCTTCTTTCCGTCGAATGATCGCTTCGCTCTCGCGATGAAACTGAACAATCTGCTCGCTGCTCCAGGATTTCAGGCCTGGATGGAAGGAGAGGCACTCGACATTCAATCCTTGCTCTATACGTCGGCAGGAAAGCCACGTCTCGCGATCTTTTCCATCGCCCATCTCAATGATGCCGAGCGCATGTTCTTCGTGACGCTCTTGCTCAGTCAAATGGTCGGGTGGATGAGGGCACAATCTGGTACGACGAGCCTGCGAGCATTGCTCTACATGGACGAAATCTTCGGCTACTTTCCGCCGGTAGCGAATCCTCCCTCGAAGTTGCCGTTGATGACCTTGCTCAAGCAAGCTCGCGCGTTCGGATTGGGTGTCGTGCTTGCCACGCAAAACCCGGTGGATCTCGACTACAAGGGCTTGGCCAACACCGGCACCTGGTTCATTGGGCGACTGCAGACTGAACGAGATAAGGCCCGTGTTCTGGAAGGTCTGGAAGGAGCTGCGACGGGCGCCGGGCAAAAATTCGACCGAGGCCGTATGGAGCAAATATTGGCTGGGCTCGGCAATCGAATCTTCCTGATGAACAACGTGCATGAGAACGAACCGGTTGTCTTTGAGACGCGCTGGTGTCTTTCCTATCTGCGCGGACCTCTCACTAGGACACAGATCAAAACGTTGATGGAATCCCGCAGGATTGAGCACCGAGGACTGACGACTGAGACTTCTCGCTCAACCCCCAGCCCGCTTGGCCCGCCTCGCAGACCCATCGACGCGGGCCCACTCAGTGAGGCGAGTCCGTCCTCAGCATTGAAGTCCCGCCCCCTGCTCTCGCCGCATGTTGCAGAGCATTTTGTGCCGTTGCGCGGTAGTAAGCCGGAGGGAAGCGAATTGGTCTATGCCCCGATGCTGCTGGGCTGGTCGCACATCCGCTTCTCTGATTCAAAGAGTGGGATCGACAGCACGCAGGACGCGACGATATTGGCAACTATTGCGGATGGTCCCGTAGGAGTTGACTGGGACAAGGCGACAGCGGCGGATGTGGCGGTAGCCGATCTTGAACAGAATCCAGAAGGTGGAGCTCAGTTTCTGACGCTGCCGGCAATCGCCTGCAAGGCCAAGAGCTACGCCGATTGGAACAAGGATTTCGGCGGCTGGCTCTTCCGAACGCAGAAAGTGGAGTTGTTCAGGAGTCCCAGTACGAAGGAAGTATCGAAGCCGGGGGAATCCGAGCGCGATTTCCGCGTACGGTTACAGCAGACCGGACGGGAACAACGCGACAAGGGCGCTGAAGCGCTACGCCAGAAATATGCGTCGAAGATCGCGACGTTTCAGGAACGCATCAGACGGGCGGAACTGACGAAGGAAAGACAGCAGGCCGAATCCCGCTCAAGCCAAGTGCAGGCTGCGATTTCTGTCGGAGCCTCCATCCTCGGGGCGTTTCTCGGACGGAAGACGATCAGTGCCGCGAACATCGGTCGGGCCACGACGGCGATCCGGGGTGCCGGCCGGGTGATGAAAGAGTCTCAGGATGTCGGGGTCGCGGAAGAAAATGTGGCAGCGCTACAAAAACAGTTGGGCGATCTCGAAGCACAATTCAAGACTGAAAGCGATATCCTAACCGCTGCGACCGATCCCGTGAATGAGAAGCTCGAAACGGTTTCAATCAAGCCCACCAAAGCCAACATTGCCGTGAAGTTGGTGACCCTCGCCTGGACCCCGCACTGGCGGGATGCCGAGGGGGTCCTCTCATCAGCCTGGTCCTAG
- a CDS encoding YlcI/YnfO family protein: MAKTLTLRIDDKTYSAIAKQAKTENRSLANFVETAVKAHIQESAFLDDVEMADILSNEHLVKRLRQGSKDARARKGVVIG, translated from the coding sequence ATGGCCAAGACGTTGACGCTTCGCATTGATGATAAAACGTACTCAGCGATTGCCAAACAGGCGAAGACAGAAAACCGCTCGCTCGCCAATTTTGTCGAAACAGCCGTGAAGGCGCATATCCAGGAATCTGCATTTCTAGACGATGTGGAAATGGCCGACATTCTCTCAAATGAACACCTGGTGAAACGTCTCCGGCAAGGGTCAAAAGACGCGCGAGCCCGAAAAGGCGTCGTCATTGGGTAA